From the Perca flavescens isolate YP-PL-M2 chromosome 21, PFLA_1.0, whole genome shotgun sequence genome, one window contains:
- the LOC114548497 gene encoding microfibril-associated glycoprotein 4-like has translation MKLISVVLLLLAPLLTSCQTILFPLDCSDIYKNVNTRASGVYTIFPIKTTSEVQVYCEMNSEGGRWTVFQRRLDGTVNFYRTWDQYRTGFGNPAGEYWLGLENIFQLVNRKKYELMVDMEDFEGNKAFARYTSFSIASECDGYRLNVSGFIYGGAGDSLNYHNGQKFTTVDRDQDSSTGSCAKYYLGAFWYNNCQEANPNGVYRWGADNSIQGVGVEWKGFKGTNYSLKTISMKIRPVV, from the exons ATGAAG TTAATTTCAGTCGTCCTGCTCCTGCTGGCTCCACTCTTGACCAGCTGCCAGACAATCCTTTTTCCACTGGACTGTAGCGACATCTATAAAAATGTCAACACCCGAGCAAGTGGAGTGTACACCATCTTTCCCATCAAAACCACTTCTGAGGTCCAG gtgtacTGCGAGATGAACTCAGAAGGAGGAAGGTGGACG GTGTTCCAGAGGAGGCTGGACGGCACGGTGAACTTCTACAGGACCTGGGATCAATACAGGACCGGCTTTGGTAACCCTGCTGGAGAGTACTGGCTCG gtcTTGAGAACATCTTCCAGTTGGTAAACCGAAAAAAGTATGAACTGATGGTCGACATGGAGGACTTTGAAGGAAACAAAGCGTTCGCTCGTTACACTTCATTCTCCATCGCCTCTGAGTGTGATGGATACCGACTGAATGTTTCTGGATTCATTTATGGAGGAGCAG GAGACtccctgaattatcacaacggACAGAAGTTCACCACCGTTGACAGAGACCAGGACTCCTCTACAGGGAGCTGCGCCAAATATTACCTGGGGGCGTTCTGGTACAACAACTGTCAAGAAGCAAATCCAAACGGTGTTTATCGTTGGGGGGCTGACAACTCTATCCAGGGTGTTGGAGTGGAGTGGAAGGGTTTTAAAGGCACTAACTACTCCCTGAAGACCATCAGCATGAAGATCCGTCCTGTGGTGTAG
- the LOC114548441 gene encoding microfibril-associated glycoprotein 4-like, with the protein MKLISVVLLLLAPLLTSCQTILFPLDCSDIYKNVNTRSSGVYTIFPIKTTSEVQVYCEMNSEGGRWTVFQRRMDGTVNFYRTWDQYRTGFGNPAGEYWLGLENIFQLISRKKYELMVDMEDFEGNTAFARYTSFSIASEYGGYRLNVSGFINGGAGDSLNYHNGQKFTTVDRDQDSSTGSCAKYYLGAFWYNNCQEANPNGVYRWGADNSIQGVGVEWKGFKGTNYSLKTISMKIRPVV; encoded by the exons ATGAAG TTAATTTCAGTCGTCCTGCTCCTGCTGGCTCCACTCTTGACCAGCTGCCAGACAATCCTTTTTCCACTGGACTGTAGCGACATCTATAAAAATGTCAACACCAGATCCAGTGGAGTGTACACCATCTTTCCCATCAAAACCACTTCTGAGGTCCAG gtgtacTGCGAGATGAACTCAGAAGGAGGAAGGTGGACG GTGTTCCAGAGGAGGATGGACGGCACAGTGAACTTCTACAGGACCTGGGATCAATACAGGACCGGCTTTGGTAACCCTGCTGGAGAGTACTGGCTCG gtcTTGAAAACATCTTCCAATTGATAAGCCGAAAAAAGTATGAACTGATGGTCGACATGGAGGACTTTGAAGGGAACACAGCGTTCGCTCGTTACACTTCATTCTCCATCGCCTCTGAGTATGGTGGATACCGACTGAATGTTTCGGGATTCATTAATGGAGGAGCAG GAGACtccctgaattatcacaacggACAGAAGTTCACCACCGTTGACAGAGACCAGGACTCCTCTACAGGGAGCTGTGCCAAATATTACCTGGGGGCGTTCTGGTACAACAACTGTCAAGAAGCAAATCCAAACGGTGTTTATCGTTGGGGGGCTGACAACTCTATCCAGGGTGTTGGAGTGGAGTGGAAGGGTTTTAAAGGCACTAACTACTCCCTGAAGACCATCAGCATGAAGATCCGTCCTGTGGTGTAG